The following are from one region of the Salvia hispanica cultivar TCC Black 2014 chromosome 1, UniMelb_Shisp_WGS_1.0, whole genome shotgun sequence genome:
- the LOC125202232 gene encoding vacuolar-sorting receptor 6-like: MAAAAAASCVFAVTLVLLLSTAVESRFVVEKSSISVVSPFDKRSKHDAAIANFGVPDYGGSLTGTLIYPDKGQVGCSAFEGDRPFKPKSSRPTILLLDRGECFFALKVWNGQQAGASAVLVADIIDEPLITMDSPQDSSPEAAGYVEKISIPSALIGRPLGDTLKEALKKGEDVVVKIDWSESMPHPDERVEYELWTNSNDECGSRCDEQMNFIKNFKGHAQILEKGGYTQFTPHYITWYCPRDFVQTEQCKSQCINRGRYCAPDPELDFSSGYSGKDVVLENLRQLCVHRVANQTNRSWIWWDYVSDFHIRCSMKHNRYSKDCAQEVMKSLGIPVEKINKCMGDPEADTENEVLKIEQELQVGHGSRGDVTILPTMVMNNVQYRGKLERNAVLKAICAGFKETTEPPICLSGDVETNQCLENNGGCWRDNESNITACKDTFRGRVCECPLVNGVQFQGDGYESCHAVGPGRCSVNDGGCWSQHKNGVKFSACKDNDLSGCHCPAGFTGDGKTCEDVDECKLGTACQCDGCSCKNTWGGFECSCRGDQIYINEHDTCIERKSSKLSGILTVVVLAIVMSVGLAGYIFYKYRLRSYMDSEIMAIMSQYMPLDSQQNQQVVHHDNEPLAHSSSV; encoded by the exons atggcggcggcggcggcggcctcTTGTGTGTTTGCAGTAACACTAGTTTTACTACTATCAACAGCAGTCGAATCAAGATTCGTGGTGGAGAAGAGCAGCATCAGCGTGGTCTCGCCTTTCGACAAGCGATCGAAGCACGATGCTGCCATCGCGAACTTCGGCGTGCCCGACTATGGCGGCTCATTAACGGGCACTTTGATCTACCCCGACAAGGGCCAGGTCGGCTGCTCAGCCTTCGAAGGAGATAGGCCCTTCAAGCCGAAGTCGTCCCGCCCTACCATTCTCCTCCTCGACCGTGGAG AGTGCTTCTTTGCGCTCAAGGTATGGAACGGGCAGCAGGCTGGGGCGTCGGCGGTTCTAGTGGCGGACATCATAGACGAACCTCTCATCACCATGGACTCGCCCCAAGACAGCAGCCCCGAAGCCGCCGGATACGTGGAGAAGATCAGCATCCCGTCGGCTCTCATCGGTCGTCCCCTTGGCGACACGCTCAAGGAGGCCCTCAAGAAAGGTGAGGACGTCGTGGTCAAGATAGACTGGTCGGAGTCGATGCCCCACCCCGACGAGAGGGTGGAGTACGAGCTCTGGACCAACAGCAACGACGAGTGCGGCAGCCGCTGCGACGAGCAGATGAACTTCATCAAGAACTTCAAGGGCCACGCCCAGATCCTCGAGAAAGGAGGGTACACGCAGTTCACGCCACACTACATCACGTGGTATTGCCCGCGAGACTTCGTGCAGACGGAGCAGTGCAAGTCGCAGTGCATCAACCGTGGCAGGTACTGCGCCCCGGACCCTGAGCTGGACTTCAGCTCGGGGTATTCAGGGAAGGACGTCGTCTTGGAGAATCTGAGGCAGCTCTGTGTGCACAGAGTCGCTAACCAGACTAACCGGTCCTGGATTTGGTGGGATTATGTTTCTGATTTCCATATTAGGTGCTCCATGAAGCACAACAGGTACAGCAAAGATTGTGCACAGGAAGTCATGAAATCACTTG GTATACCGGTTGAGAAGATAAACAAGTGCATGGGTGATCCAGAAGCTGATACTGAGAACGAAGTCCTGAAAATCGAGCAAGAACTTCAG GTTGGTCATGGATCACGTGGTGATGTTACTATCTTACCTACTATGGTGATGAATAATGTTCAATACAGAG GGAAGTTGGAGAGGAACGCAGTGCTGAAAGCCATATGTGCAGGGTTTAAGGAGACGACGGAGCCTCCTATTTGCCTGAGCGGAG ATGTAGAGACAAACCAGTGCCTTGAGAATAACGGAGGGTGTTGGCGCGACAATGAATCTAACATAACAGCCTGCAAGGACACATTTAGGGGAAGAGTTTGCGAGTGCCCTTTGGTAAACGGGGTTCAGTTTCAAGGAGACGGATACGAATCATGTCAcg CTGTTGGGCCAGGGAGGTGCTCAGTGAACGATGGAGGCTGCTGGTCGCAACACAAGAATGGAGTCAAGTTCTCAGCGTGCAAGGACAATGATCTGTCTGGCTGCCATTGTCCGGCTGGCTTCACCGGAGATGGCAAAACGTGTGAAG ACGTGGACGAGTGCAAATTAGGGACTGCCTGTCAGTGTGATGGATGCAGCTGTAAGAATACATGGGGTGGATTTGAGTGCAGTTGCAGAGGAGACCAAATCTACATAAACGAGCATGATACCTGCATTG AAAGGAAAAGCTCCAAACTGAGCGGGATTCTTACCGTTGTGGTGCTTGCCATAGTGATGAGTGTTGGACTAGCTGGTTACATATTCTACAAATACAGGCTAAGG TCTTACATGGACTCGGAGATAATGGCTATCATGTCGCAATACATGCCTCTCGATAGCCAGCAGAATCAGCAGGTTGTCCATCACGACAACGAACCATTGGCGCATTCTTCCTCCGTTTAA